One Methylobacterium sp. NMS14P DNA window includes the following coding sequences:
- a CDS encoding phosphatase PAP2 family protein: MLARSPNRRSDFRAVDTANRFEAADVALGLGLARAKDHPLVRTVGLASEIGSWKSLLSLSAGTLVLGLMVRDRRMAEAGRHMLQAGVLAGVVKTSLKRTVHRTRPNVLMEEGFYVRGWPGTGVGPWQSFPSGHSALSTAVACAAARAYPEIKGPAYAAAAGVVAAQVLRGAHFPADVLTGAVIGIAAEFTVDRLTRDRRRSPRWRR, translated from the coding sequence ATGCTTGCGCGATCCCCGAACAGACGGTCCGACTTCAGAGCTGTCGACACGGCCAACCGGTTCGAGGCGGCCGATGTTGCCCTCGGCCTCGGGCTGGCGCGCGCGAAAGATCACCCTCTCGTTCGAACTGTGGGGCTGGCGAGCGAGATCGGGAGCTGGAAATCCCTGCTCTCGCTGTCTGCTGGCACCCTCGTCCTGGGGCTTATGGTGCGCGATCGCCGAATGGCGGAAGCGGGACGGCATATGCTGCAAGCCGGTGTCCTGGCCGGTGTCGTCAAGACCAGCTTGAAGCGGACTGTGCATCGGACCCGCCCGAACGTCCTCATGGAGGAGGGGTTCTACGTACGGGGATGGCCGGGAACGGGCGTCGGTCCATGGCAATCCTTCCCATCGGGTCATTCCGCCCTGAGCACCGCCGTCGCGTGCGCCGCCGCTCGCGCCTATCCGGAGATCAAGGGACCAGCTTACGCCGCTGCCGCCGGCGTTGTCGCGGCACAGGTTCTGCGTGGGGCCCACTTCCCCGCCGACGTGCTGACGGGTGCCGTCATCGGCATTGCCGCGGAATTCACCGTCGACCGCCTGACGCGCGACCGCCGAAGGTCACCGCGCTGGCGTCGCTGA
- a CDS encoding cold-shock protein → MTIGTVKWFNDTKGFGFIQPDDGGKDVFVHISAVERAGMQGLNEGQKVSYEMETDRRTGKQSAGSLQAA, encoded by the coding sequence ATGACCATCGGCACCGTTAAATGGTTCAACGACACCAAGGGCTTCGGCTTCATCCAGCCGGATGACGGCGGCAAGGACGTGTTCGTCCACATCTCGGCCGTCGAGCGCGCCGGCATGCAAGGCCTGAACGAGGGCCAGAAGGTCTCCTACGAGATGGAGACCGACCGGAGGACCGGCAAGCAGTCGGCCGGCAGCCTTCAGGCCGCCTGA
- a CDS encoding GbsR/MarR family transcriptional regulator — translation MTEITDTMRPLPAAVERFVLHWGDLGGQWGVNRSVAQIHALLYLSERPLTAEDIAGLLGIARSNVSNSLRELLGWNLIRRVPVMGERRDHFVAETDLWEMVTRIAAGRKEREIDPAIAALRACVAEADADPALGAVAKRRLHAMLAFTESMERWYGQMLNVPRGTLAKLIRLGARIVKFLPAKTE, via the coding sequence ATGACAGAAATAACAGACACAATGCGCCCCCTGCCCGCCGCGGTCGAGCGCTTCGTGCTGCACTGGGGCGACCTGGGCGGCCAGTGGGGCGTCAACCGCTCCGTCGCGCAGATCCACGCGCTCCTCTACCTCTCCGAGCGTCCCCTCACTGCCGAGGATATCGCCGGCCTGCTCGGCATCGCGCGCTCGAACGTCTCGAACTCGCTGCGCGAGTTGCTCGGCTGGAACCTGATCCGCCGCGTGCCGGTGATGGGCGAGCGCCGCGACCACTTCGTCGCCGAGACCGACCTCTGGGAGATGGTCACGCGCATCGCCGCCGGCCGCAAGGAGCGGGAGATCGATCCCGCCATCGCGGCCCTGCGCGCCTGCGTCGCCGAGGCGGACGCGGACCCGGCGCTCGGGGCGGTCGCCAAGCGGCGCCTGCACGCGATGCTCGCCTTCACCGAGTCGATGGAGCGCTGGTACGGCCAGATGCTCAACGTGCCCCGCGGGACGCTGGCCAAGCTGATCCGGCTGGGCGCCCGGATCGTGAAGTTCCTGCCGGCCAAGACCGAGTGA
- a CDS encoding class I SAM-dependent methyltransferase, with protein sequence MTQDLPDFPPEAFAKRDRDPDPAFYARPRFVTHIDAAAIAAVTDLYREIVPAGGDVLDLMSSWVSHLPDEVAYASVTGHGLNAAELAANPRLTRHLVQDLNAEPRLPLDTACVDAALICVSVQYLQRPVSVLSEIARVLRPGTPAVISFSNRCFPTKAVAIWSALDGVGHAQLVGLYLQRAGFARVERRVLKPAGGPGDPVTAVVGWTAAA encoded by the coding sequence ATGACTCAGGATCTGCCGGACTTTCCCCCGGAGGCGTTCGCCAAGCGCGACCGCGATCCCGATCCCGCGTTCTACGCGCGACCGCGCTTCGTGACCCATATCGATGCCGCCGCGATCGCGGCGGTCACCGACCTCTACAGGGAGATCGTCCCGGCGGGCGGCGACGTCCTCGACCTGATGTCGAGTTGGGTCAGCCACCTGCCCGACGAGGTCGCGTATGCCAGCGTCACCGGTCACGGCCTGAACGCGGCCGAACTCGCCGCCAACCCGCGCCTGACCCGGCATCTCGTGCAGGACCTCAACGCCGAGCCGCGCCTGCCGCTCGACACGGCCTGCGTCGACGCCGCGCTGATCTGTGTCTCGGTCCAGTATCTCCAGCGCCCCGTTTCCGTCCTGTCCGAGATCGCGCGCGTGCTGCGCCCCGGTACCCCGGCGGTGATCAGCTTCTCGAACCGCTGCTTCCCGACCAAGGCGGTCGCCATCTGGAGTGCCCTCGACGGCGTCGGCCATGCCCAGCTCGTCGGTCTGTACCTCCAGCGCGCCGGCTTCGCCCGCGTCGAGCGGCGCGTCCTCAAGCCCGCGGGAGGTCCCGGCGACCCCGTGACTGCGGTGGTCGGCTGGACCGCCGCGGCCTGA
- a CDS encoding SDR family oxidoreductase → MSTILVFGGYGGFGARLSRRLAAAGHAVVVAGRRLARAEAFCAAHPPCRPLLADRNGAVAPVLERVRPDLVIDAAGPFQGSGYDLPRACIAAAIPYLDLADGRAFVAGIGELDAPARAAGVAILAGASSVPALSGAVARRLAQGMDAVSAVEIAISASNRATAGTSVAAAILSYVGKPIRLWRGQRWSVGVGWQELRRERFALSDGSSLGRRWLALADVPDLEFLPGRLPGRPAVSFRAGTDRAVQTIGLWCASWPVRWRWIPSLQRLAGGLLLAQRLTARWGSDRSGMVVRMFGSADGRRVERCWTLLADEGHGPEIPVLPAAILAERILAGSIAPGARDAGTLLDLADFEPSFAGLSIRHEVRESVRADSLYASVMGPRFAELAPRVAALHGVLREAGAHGRAVVTRGRHPVARGLAALLGFPVAGEHTLHVGFSERHGVERWTRTFSGRRFASAFSEERGCVVERFGLFRFRFDLASDGDGLRMVLRGWSVARLPLPLAFAPRASAREWEEAELFRFDVSIILPLVGLMVHYGGWLGTDDRATERSGFAS, encoded by the coding sequence GTGAGCACGATCCTGGTCTTCGGCGGCTATGGCGGCTTCGGTGCGCGCCTGTCGCGCCGCCTCGCGGCCGCCGGTCACGCGGTGGTCGTCGCCGGCCGGCGCCTCGCGCGCGCCGAGGCGTTCTGCGCGGCCCATCCTCCGTGCCGCCCTCTCCTGGCCGACCGCAACGGGGCTGTCGCGCCCGTACTGGAACGCGTCCGTCCCGACCTCGTGATCGATGCCGCCGGCCCGTTTCAGGGCAGCGGCTACGACCTGCCCCGGGCCTGCATCGCCGCGGCGATTCCTTACCTCGATCTCGCGGACGGCCGCGCGTTCGTGGCCGGCATCGGCGAGCTCGACGCCCCCGCGCGAGCGGCCGGCGTCGCGATCCTGGCCGGCGCGTCGAGCGTCCCGGCCCTGTCCGGCGCCGTCGCCCGGCGTTTGGCGCAGGGGATGGACGCGGTCAGCGCGGTCGAGATCGCGATCAGCGCCTCGAACCGCGCGACCGCCGGGACGTCGGTCGCCGCGGCCATCCTGAGCTACGTGGGCAAGCCGATCCGGCTCTGGCGCGGGCAGCGCTGGTCGGTGGGCGTCGGCTGGCAAGAGTTGCGGCGCGAGCGCTTCGCCCTGTCCGACGGCTCATCCCTCGGCCGCCGCTGGCTGGCGCTGGCAGACGTCCCGGACCTCGAATTCCTGCCCGGTCGGCTTCCGGGCCGGCCGGCGGTCAGCTTCAGGGCCGGGACCGACCGCGCGGTCCAGACGATCGGCCTCTGGTGTGCGAGCTGGCCTGTGCGCTGGCGCTGGATCCCCTCCTTGCAGCGGCTCGCGGGCGGGCTCCTCCTGGCGCAGCGGCTGACCGCGCGCTGGGGCTCGGATCGGTCCGGCATGGTCGTCCGGATGTTCGGCTCGGCCGACGGGCGCCGCGTCGAGCGGTGCTGGACCCTGCTCGCGGACGAGGGTCACGGCCCGGAGATCCCGGTGCTACCGGCGGCGATCCTGGCCGAGCGGATCCTGGCCGGCTCGATCGCCCCCGGCGCGCGCGACGCCGGGACCCTGCTCGATCTGGCAGATTTCGAGCCGAGCTTCGCGGGCCTGTCGATCCGTCACGAGGTGCGGGAGTCGGTCCGGGCCGATTCGCTCTACGCGAGCGTCATGGGTCCGCGCTTTGCCGAACTCGCCCCGCGCGTCGCGGCCCTGCACGGCGTCCTGCGCGAGGCAGGGGCGCACGGTCGCGCCGTCGTGACGCGCGGCCGTCACCCCGTCGCGCGAGGCCTCGCCGCGCTCCTCGGATTCCCGGTCGCGGGCGAACATACCCTTCACGTCGGCTTCAGCGAGCGGCACGGGGTCGAACGCTGGACGCGGACGTTCTCCGGTCGCCGGTTCGCGAGCGCGTTCTCCGAGGAGCGCGGCTGCGTGGTCGAGCGGTTCGGTCTGTTCCGCTTCAGGTTCGATCTCGCGAGCGACGGCGATGGGCTGCGCATGGTGCTGCGCGGCTGGTCGGTTGCGCGGCTGCCGCTTCCGCTGGCCTTCGCTCCCCGCGCCTCCGCCCGCGAGTGGGAAGAGGCCGAGCTGTTCCGCTTCGACGTGTCGATCATCCTGCCACTCGTCGGGCTGATGGTGCACTACGGGGGCTGGTTGGGCACCGACGACCGCGCGACCGAGCGATCCGGCTTCGCGTCATGA
- a CDS encoding 8'-apo-carotenoid 13,14-cleaving dioxygenase, producing the protein MPKRVQSAFRAAAEVGVGLLAACNRLRLPGTANPFVVGVHEPMRAELTLENLPVTGAIPPGLDGLYLKMGANPVRATTRGHDWFLGDGMVHGLALEAGRALWYRNRWINSRTAATALGRPAAPGPRRGGNDTVNTNVVEIGGRIFAVVEAGSFPVELAPTLEAQRYNPFDGTLAGSFSGHPHRDPLTGETHAVAYDGRVWDSVRHVVLAPSGQVVRDVPVPVAHGPCIHDCAITARFVIVLDLPVTFSFRALLAGYRFPFRWNPDHGARVGLLPRQGDGADILWCAVEPCFVFHTANAYDDADGRVILDVVAYGTVFASPRGGLDAPGRLERWIIDPSTGRVERRVIDPAAQEFPRIDERRLGQRHRYVYTVSVPADGNTQLAGATQLYKHDLETGARHVHDFGPDHVPGEFVFVPAHAGADEDEGWLVGLVIDTAGDTTDFTVLDARAFDAPPLARIRLGHRIPPGFHGNWFPARAPA; encoded by the coding sequence ATGCCGAAACGAGTCCAGTCGGCCTTCCGCGCGGCCGCCGAGGTCGGCGTTGGCCTGTTGGCGGCCTGCAACCGGCTGCGCCTGCCCGGAACGGCCAACCCCTTCGTCGTCGGTGTCCACGAACCGATGCGCGCGGAGCTGACGCTGGAGAACCTGCCCGTCACCGGAGCGATCCCACCTGGCCTCGACGGCCTCTATCTCAAGATGGGGGCCAACCCCGTCCGCGCGACGACGCGGGGCCACGACTGGTTCCTCGGCGACGGCATGGTGCACGGGCTCGCGCTCGAGGCCGGCCGGGCACTGTGGTATCGCAACCGCTGGATCAACTCGCGCACGGCCGCCACGGCGCTCGGGCGGCCAGCGGCGCCCGGGCCGCGGCGGGGCGGCAACGACACCGTCAACACCAACGTCGTCGAGATCGGCGGCCGGATCTTCGCGGTGGTGGAGGCCGGCAGCTTCCCGGTCGAACTCGCGCCCACCCTGGAGGCGCAGCGCTACAACCCGTTCGACGGGACGCTGGCCGGCTCCTTCAGCGGGCACCCGCACCGCGACCCGCTGACCGGCGAGACGCACGCCGTCGCGTACGACGGCCGCGTCTGGGACAGCGTGCGCCACGTCGTCCTCGCCCCGAGCGGGCAGGTCGTGCGTGACGTGCCGGTCCCGGTCGCGCACGGCCCCTGCATCCACGATTGCGCGATCACGGCGCGCTTCGTGATCGTGCTGGACCTGCCCGTCACGTTCTCGTTCCGGGCCCTGCTCGCCGGGTACCGCTTCCCGTTCCGCTGGAACCCCGACCACGGGGCCCGCGTGGGCCTCCTCCCACGCCAGGGCGACGGCGCCGACATCCTCTGGTGCGCCGTCGAGCCCTGCTTCGTGTTCCACACCGCCAACGCCTACGACGACGCGGACGGGCGGGTGATCCTCGATGTCGTCGCCTACGGGACCGTGTTCGCCTCGCCCCGGGGCGGGCTCGACGCGCCGGGCCGACTCGAGCGCTGGATCATCGATCCGTCGACGGGTCGGGTCGAGCGACGCGTGATCGACCCCGCGGCGCAGGAATTCCCCCGCATCGATGAGCGGCGCCTCGGGCAGCGCCACCGCTACGTCTACACGGTCAGCGTACCGGCCGACGGCAACACGCAGCTCGCCGGTGCGACGCAGCTCTACAAGCACGACCTCGAGACGGGCGCGCGCCACGTGCACGATTTCGGTCCCGATCACGTCCCGGGGGAGTTCGTCTTCGTCCCGGCGCATGCCGGGGCCGACGAGGACGAGGGCTGGCTCGTCGGGCTCGTCATCGACACCGCCGGCGACACGACCGACTTCACCGTCCTCGACGCGCGCGCGTTCGACGCCCCTCCCCTCGCCCGGATCCGCCTCGGGCACCGGATCCCGCCGGGCTTCCACGGCAACTGGTTCCCGGCGCGCGCGCCGGCCTGA
- a CDS encoding acyl-CoA dehydrogenase family protein: MNVVAPSIAPDAGAGNPDAALLATIETLRPVIAEHGSALAVGPDLPEPVAEALIDAGLTQLWLPQGLGGPETHPLRVLAAIEALAELDGSVAWCAAISSGGASRFADLIDQDVMRSLIPAGKKFAGSGSGQPTGTAVRDGTGWRINGRWSWASFCRFSSVSALMCLEIEEGQPRLDAQGRPSVRGAFIASKDVEVVGNWNAGGLRSSGSHDVVCTDIWVPDAQTVDGARIMMPRDRKPLYMLPMASAAAIAAAGVPLGLARASIDAFINLAQTKTPHGGKVPLRLREDVQVEIARAETSLGAARAFARDTVSGFWSEAENGRPVTPAWQANLRRACWYAGHVGKKVVTSMYEAAGSSAVLEELPFARQLRDVYAACQHMQYQDRMLVSPGRILLGLESDAPFI; this comes from the coding sequence ATGAACGTTGTAGCACCCTCGATTGCCCCTGACGCGGGGGCCGGAAATCCGGACGCGGCGCTCCTCGCGACCATCGAGACGCTTCGGCCCGTGATCGCGGAGCACGGATCGGCCCTGGCCGTCGGACCGGACCTGCCGGAGCCGGTTGCAGAGGCGCTCATCGACGCCGGTCTCACGCAGCTCTGGCTTCCGCAGGGTCTGGGCGGTCCTGAGACCCATCCCTTGCGCGTTCTAGCAGCCATCGAGGCTTTGGCGGAACTCGACGGTTCGGTTGCCTGGTGCGCCGCGATCTCGTCCGGGGGCGCGTCACGCTTCGCCGACCTCATCGATCAGGACGTGATGCGTTCGCTCATCCCCGCCGGCAAGAAGTTCGCGGGCAGCGGCAGCGGCCAGCCGACGGGAACGGCGGTTCGCGACGGAACCGGCTGGCGGATCAACGGACGCTGGTCCTGGGCAAGCTTCTGCCGCTTCAGCTCGGTTTCGGCACTGATGTGTCTCGAGATCGAAGAAGGGCAGCCGAGGCTCGACGCGCAGGGGCGACCATCTGTGCGAGGCGCCTTCATCGCCTCGAAGGACGTCGAGGTCGTCGGCAACTGGAACGCCGGTGGGCTGCGGTCCAGCGGGAGTCACGACGTCGTCTGCACCGATATCTGGGTGCCGGACGCGCAGACCGTCGACGGCGCGCGCATCATGATGCCGCGCGATAGGAAACCGCTCTACATGCTGCCGATGGCGTCGGCTGCCGCGATCGCCGCCGCTGGTGTTCCGCTGGGACTCGCCCGGGCCTCGATCGACGCGTTCATCAATCTCGCACAGACGAAGACGCCGCACGGCGGCAAGGTGCCCTTGCGACTTCGCGAGGACGTGCAGGTCGAGATCGCGCGCGCCGAGACGAGTCTCGGCGCCGCCCGCGCCTTCGCCCGCGATACGGTCTCCGGCTTCTGGTCGGAAGCCGAGAACGGCCGCCCAGTCACCCCCGCGTGGCAGGCCAACCTTCGGCGGGCCTGCTGGTACGCGGGCCACGTCGGGAAGAAGGTCGTCACGAGCATGTACGAAGCGGCGGGCAGTTCCGCGGTTCTCGAAGAGTTGCCGTTCGCGCGCCAGCTGCGCGACGTGTACGCGGCCTGCCAGCACATGCAATATCAGGACCGCATGCTGGTATCGCCTGGCCGTATCCTTCTGGGCCTCGAATCCGACGCACCTTTCATCTAG
- a CDS encoding DUF6481 family protein gives MKTDHLVDRLAETARARQATLARFRARPAADDPVVLARQAARRAVVQARDLRATEREAVRLAAEIEREAEIQAAQARAEAESDRLAAEKAEQQVARAAEQKAARDARFAARKARARR, from the coding sequence TTGAAAACCGATCACCTCGTCGACCGTCTCGCGGAGACGGCCAGAGCGCGGCAGGCCACACTGGCCCGGTTCCGGGCACGCCCGGCGGCCGATGATCCCGTCGTCCTCGCTCGGCAAGCCGCGCGGCGCGCGGTCGTCCAGGCCCGGGACCTGCGGGCGACCGAACGGGAAGCCGTTCGTCTGGCCGCCGAGATCGAGCGTGAGGCTGAGATCCAGGCCGCGCAGGCCCGCGCCGAGGCCGAGTCCGACCGTCTGGCCGCCGAGAAGGCGGAGCAGCAGGTTGCCCGCGCCGCCGAACAGAAGGCGGCACGCGACGCGCGATTCGCGGCCCGCAAGGCGCGTGCACGCCGCTAG
- a CDS encoding DUF4166 domain-containing protein produces MGSVRRADAGPSRETRPARSFDGPGDLLDLRFRTLIPEREWVSLSPAVRRRFGKRLAQGASAVYVGHVAAMRVSRLGWLVAQATRLVGAPLPLERGTGRAGVVTVTEDPDGGGQIWTRLYARASGFPQVIHSAKRFAGPTGLEEHVGAGVGMTLTVAVANGTLVFRSHRYFIDCLGLRLHLPGWLTPGTLTVTHADAAADATAGAFRFILDIVHPWFGQLIRQEAIFQDAEPAAQDGVA; encoded by the coding sequence ATGGGAAGCGTCCGTCGAGCCGATGCGGGGCCGTCCCGCGAAACACGCCCCGCCCGGTCGTTCGACGGACCGGGCGACCTCCTCGACCTGCGCTTCAGGACGCTGATCCCGGAACGCGAATGGGTGAGCCTGTCGCCGGCGGTGCGCCGACGCTTCGGTAAGCGCCTCGCGCAGGGCGCGAGCGCGGTCTATGTCGGCCACGTCGCCGCGATGCGCGTCAGCCGCCTCGGCTGGCTCGTCGCGCAGGCGACGCGCCTCGTCGGTGCCCCTCTCCCCCTGGAACGCGGGACCGGCCGTGCCGGCGTCGTCACCGTCACCGAGGACCCGGACGGGGGCGGTCAGATCTGGACGCGGCTGTACGCGCGCGCCTCCGGCTTCCCGCAGGTGATCCACTCGGCCAAGCGCTTCGCCGGCCCCACCGGCCTCGAGGAGCACGTCGGCGCCGGCGTCGGCATGACCTTGACCGTCGCGGTCGCGAACGGAACGCTGGTGTTTCGCAGCCACCGCTACTTCATCGATTGCCTCGGGCTCCGCCTGCACCTGCCGGGCTGGCTCACCCCCGGTACGCTCACCGTCACACACGCCGATGCCGCCGCGGACGCGACGGCGGGCGCCTTCCGCTTCATCCTCGACATCGTCCACCCCTGGTTCGGGCAGCTGATCCGCCAGGAAGCGATCTTCCAGGACGCTGAGCCGGCAGCGCAGGATGGCGTGGCGTGA
- a CDS encoding histidine phosphatase family protein, with protein sequence MHQRWPSRLWIVRHGESAGNVAADAAHGASLARIDIAERDVDVPLSARGERQADTVGAWFADRPAEDRPEVVLTSPYLRARQTSERIRAAGGLTSDTADHSVDERLRERELGILDRLTRAGVEQLHPDQAAMRRRLGKFYHRPPSGESWCDVILRLRSALDTISLHHGERRVLIVAHQVVVLCLRYLIEDMTEAQILAIDAEGDVANCSVTEYAFRPSDHGTGKLALERYNFVAPIAEGGATVTSEPDANVAAR encoded by the coding sequence ATGCATCAGCGCTGGCCGAGCCGGTTGTGGATCGTGCGACATGGTGAGAGCGCCGGCAACGTCGCGGCGGATGCCGCGCACGGCGCGAGCCTCGCGCGGATCGACATCGCCGAGCGCGACGTTGATGTTCCCCTCAGCGCGCGCGGTGAGCGCCAAGCCGATACCGTCGGGGCCTGGTTTGCGGATCGGCCGGCCGAGGATCGCCCCGAGGTCGTGCTAACCTCGCCTTACCTTCGTGCTCGGCAGACCTCGGAGCGCATCCGCGCCGCGGGCGGTCTGACAAGCGACACGGCGGACCACTCCGTGGACGAGCGACTGCGCGAAAGGGAACTCGGGATCCTGGACAGGCTGACACGGGCCGGTGTCGAGCAGTTGCATCCCGATCAGGCCGCCATGCGCCGACGCCTCGGCAAGTTCTATCATCGGCCACCCTCCGGCGAGAGCTGGTGCGACGTGATCCTGCGCCTCAGGAGCGCGCTGGACACCATCTCCCTGCACCACGGCGAGCGGCGGGTTCTCATCGTGGCGCATCAGGTCGTCGTCCTCTGCCTGCGCTATCTGATCGAGGATATGACCGAAGCGCAGATCCTGGCGATCGACGCCGAGGGCGACGTCGCAAACTGCTCGGTGACGGAGTACGCCTTTCGCCCGTCCGACCACGGCACCGGCAAGCTCGCGCTGGAGCGCTACAACTTCGTCGCCCCCATCGCCGAAGGCGGCGCGACGGTGACCTCCGAGCCCGACGCGAACGTGGCGGCCCGATGA